From a single Pseudomonas sp. A34-9 genomic region:
- the lepA gene encoding translation elongation factor 4 has product MSDLSHIRNFSIIAHIDHGKSTLADRFIQMCGGLAEREMEAQVLDSMDLERERGITIKAHSVTLYYTAKDGIKYQLNFIDTPGHVDFTYEVSRSLAACEGALLVVDAGQGVEAQSVANCYTAIEQGLEVMPVLNKIDLPQADPERVKDEIEKIIGIDATDAVTCSAKTGLGVDEVLERLVQTIPAPTGNIEDPLQALIIDSWFDNYLGVVSLVRVRHGRVKKGDKILVKSTGKIHLVDSVGVFNPKHTATADLKAGEVGFIIASIKDIHGAPVGDTLTLSSTPDVEVLPGFKRIQPQVYAGLFPVSSDDFEDFREALQKLTLNDSSLQYTPESSDALGFGFRCGFLGMLHMEIIQERLEREYNLDLITTAPTVIFELVLKTGETIYVDNPSKLPDVSSIEDMREPIVRANILVPQEHLGNVITLCIEKRGVQVDMLFLGNQVQVTYDLPMNEVVLDFFDRLKSTSRGYASLDYHFDRYQSANLVKLDVLINGDKVDALALIVHRDNSHYKGRQLTEKMKELIPRQMFDVAIQAAIGGQIVARTTVKALRKNVLAKCYGGDVSRKKKLLEKQKAGKKRMKQVGNVEIPQEAFLAVLRLDS; this is encoded by the coding sequence GTGAGTGATTTGAGTCATATCCGCAATTTCTCCATCATCGCCCACATTGACCATGGCAAGTCGACGCTGGCCGATCGCTTCATCCAGATGTGCGGCGGCCTGGCCGAGCGTGAAATGGAAGCCCAGGTACTGGATTCCATGGATCTGGAGCGTGAACGCGGGATCACCATCAAGGCCCACAGCGTCACTCTTTATTACACCGCCAAAGACGGCATCAAGTATCAGTTGAACTTCATTGACACCCCGGGCCACGTCGACTTCACCTACGAAGTCAGCCGTTCCCTGGCCGCGTGTGAAGGTGCCTTGCTGGTGGTCGATGCCGGTCAGGGTGTTGAAGCCCAGTCCGTGGCCAACTGCTACACCGCCATCGAGCAGGGCCTCGAGGTCATGCCGGTGCTGAACAAGATCGACCTGCCGCAGGCCGATCCTGAGCGCGTCAAGGACGAGATCGAAAAGATCATCGGCATCGACGCCACTGACGCCGTCACCTGCAGCGCCAAGACCGGCCTGGGTGTCGACGAAGTGCTTGAACGCCTTGTGCAGACCATTCCTGCGCCGACCGGCAACATCGAAGATCCGCTGCAAGCGTTGATCATCGACTCCTGGTTCGACAACTACCTGGGCGTTGTCTCCCTGGTGCGCGTGCGTCACGGCCGCGTGAAGAAGGGTGACAAGATCCTCGTCAAGTCCACCGGCAAGATCCACCTGGTCGACAGCGTTGGCGTGTTCAACCCGAAACACACCGCTACCGCTGACCTCAAGGCCGGCGAAGTGGGCTTCATCATCGCCAGCATCAAGGACATTCACGGTGCACCGGTCGGTGACACCCTGACCCTGAGCTCGACGCCGGACGTCGAAGTGCTGCCGGGCTTCAAACGCATCCAGCCGCAGGTTTACGCCGGTCTGTTCCCGGTCAGCTCCGACGACTTCGAGGATTTCCGCGAAGCGCTGCAGAAGCTGACCCTCAACGACTCGTCGCTGCAATACACCCCGGAAAGCTCCGACGCACTGGGCTTCGGCTTCCGTTGCGGGTTCCTTGGCATGCTGCACATGGAAATCATCCAGGAGCGCCTCGAGCGCGAGTACAACCTGGACCTGATTACCACCGCGCCGACGGTGATTTTCGAGCTGGTGCTGAAAACCGGTGAAACGATTTACGTCGACAACCCATCCAAGCTTCCGGATGTGTCGTCGATCGAAGACATGCGCGAGCCGATCGTGCGGGCCAATATCCTGGTGCCGCAGGAACACTTGGGCAACGTCATCACCCTGTGCATCGAGAAGCGTGGCGTTCAAGTCGACATGCTGTTCCTCGGCAATCAGGTGCAAGTCACTTACGACCTGCCGATGAACGAAGTGGTCCTGGACTTCTTCGACCGTCTCAAATCCACCAGCCGTGGCTATGCTTCGCTGGATTACCATTTCGATCGTTACCAATCGGCTAATCTGGTGAAACTGGACGTGCTGATCAACGGCGACAAGGTCGATGCCCTTGCATTGATCGTGCACCGTGACAACTCGCACTACAAAGGTCGCCAGTTGACCGAGAAGATGAAAGAACTGATTCCTCGTCAGATGTTCGACGTAGCCATTCAGGCCGCCATCGGTGGTCAGATCGTTGCCCGGACAACCGTCAAGGCGCTCAGAAAGAACGTATTGGCCAAATGCTACGGTGGTGACGTCAGCCGTAAGAAGAAACTGCTCGAGAAGCAAAAGGCCGGTAAGAAACGCATGAAACAGGTCGGCAACGTGGAAATTCCACAAGAAGCCTTCCTTGCCGTGCTCAGGTTGGATAGTTAG
- the lepB gene encoding signal peptidase I gives MSLNFPLLLVIAVFVCGLLALLDLLILAPRRRAAIASYQGSVSQPDGVVVEKLNKEPLLVEYGKSFFPVLFIVLVLRSFLVEPFQIPSGSMKPTLDVGDFILVNKFSYGIRLPVIDKKIIEVGDPQRGDVMVFRYPSDPNVNYIKRVVGLPGDTVRYTADKHLFVNGESIAEQMVGAEPGTLGSAELYKEKLGAAEHLIRKEMSRYRATPDRSWTVPAGHYFMMGDNRDNSNDSRYWDDPNIPKDLLGMVPDQNIVGKAFAVWMSWPEPKLSHLPNFSRVGLIK, from the coding sequence ATGTCACTAAATTTCCCGCTGTTGCTGGTCATCGCCGTGTTCGTCTGCGGCCTGTTGGCGTTGCTTGATCTGTTGATCCTGGCACCGCGTCGGCGTGCTGCCATTGCCTCTTATCAAGGCAGCGTCAGCCAGCCTGACGGGGTGGTCGTTGAAAAACTGAATAAAGAGCCGCTGCTGGTCGAATACGGCAAGTCGTTCTTCCCGGTGTTGTTCATCGTGCTGGTACTGCGCTCGTTCCTCGTGGAGCCGTTCCAGATCCCGTCGGGCTCGATGAAGCCAACTTTGGACGTCGGCGACTTCATTCTGGTGAACAAGTTTTCTTACGGGATCCGCCTGCCGGTGATCGACAAGAAAATCATCGAAGTCGGTGATCCGCAGCGCGGCGATGTGATGGTGTTCCGCTACCCGAGCGATCCGAACGTCAACTACATCAAGCGTGTAGTCGGTCTGCCAGGTGACACGGTGCGTTATACCGCCGACAAGCATCTGTTTGTGAATGGCGAGTCGATTGCCGAGCAGATGGTCGGCGCCGAGCCGGGCACGCTGGGCAGCGCCGAACTGTATAAAGAGAAACTGGGCGCCGCCGAGCATCTGATCCGCAAGGAAATGAGCCGTTACCGCGCCACGCCGGACCGCTCGTGGACAGTGCCCGCCGGGCACTACTTCATGATGGGCGACAACCGCGACAACTCCAATGACAGTCGCTACTGGGATGATCCGAACATTCCCAAGGATCTGCTGGGCATGGTTCCCGACCAGAATATCGTCGGCAAGGCCTTCGCGGTCTGGATGAGCTGGCCAGAGCCGAAACTCAGTCACCTGCCGAATTTCTCGCGGGTTGGCCTGATCAAGTAA
- the rnc gene encoding ribonuclease III codes for MSVSLSRLERQLGYTFKDQELMLLALTHRSFAGRNNERLEFLGDAILNFVAGEALFDRFPLAREGQLSRLRARLVKGETLAVLARGFDLGEYLRLGSGELKSGGFRRESILADALEALIGAIYLDAGMDMARERVLAWLAGEFEGLTLVDTNKDPKTRLQEHLQSRGCDLPRYEVVDIQGEPHCRTFFVECEVVLLNEKSRGQGVSRRIAEQVAAAAALIALGVENGND; via the coding sequence GTGAGCGTTTCTCTAAGCCGTCTCGAGCGTCAGCTCGGTTACACCTTCAAGGACCAGGAGCTGATGCTGCTGGCTCTGACGCACCGCAGTTTTGCCGGGCGCAACAACGAACGCCTGGAATTCCTTGGCGATGCCATCCTCAACTTCGTTGCCGGCGAGGCGCTGTTCGATCGCTTCCCGCTGGCCCGCGAAGGCCAGTTGTCGCGTTTGCGCGCACGTTTGGTAAAAGGTGAGACGCTGGCCGTACTGGCGCGCGGTTTCGACCTTGGCGAGTACCTGCGACTGGGTTCCGGCGAGTTGAAAAGCGGCGGTTTCCGTCGCGAATCGATTCTGGCCGATGCCCTCGAAGCCTTGATCGGTGCAATCTATCTCGACGCAGGCATGGACATGGCGCGTGAGCGCGTGCTGGCCTGGCTGGCCGGTGAGTTCGAAGGCCTGACGCTGGTCGACACCAACAAGGATCCGAAAACCCGCCTGCAGGAACACCTGCAATCGCGCGGTTGCGATCTGCCACGCTACGAAGTGGTGGATATCCAGGGCGAGCCGCACTGCCGAACCTTCTTCGTCGAGTGCGAAGTTGTCTTACTGAATGAAAAAAGCCGAGGTCAGGGTGTGAGCCGTCGTATTGCCGAACAGGTAGCGGCCGCCGCAGCACTGATTGCCCTGGGCGTGGAGAATGGCAATGACTGA
- the era gene encoding GTPase Era, with protein MTDTNATRCGYVAIVGRPNVGKSTLLNHILGQKLAITSRKPQTTRHNMLGIKTEGDVQAIYVDTPGMHKGGEKALNRYMNKTASAALKDVDVVIFVVDRTKWTDEDQMVLERVQYVTGPLIVALNKTDRIEDKAELMPHLSWLQEQLPNAQIIPISAQHGHNLEALEKVIADHLPENDHFFPEDQITDRSSRFLAAELVREKIMRQMGAELPYQITVEIEEFKQQGKTLHIHALILVERDGQKKIIIGDKGERIKRIGTEARKDMELLFDSKIMLNLWVKVKGGWSDDERALRSLGYGDL; from the coding sequence ATGACTGATACAAACGCAACTCGCTGTGGCTATGTTGCCATCGTCGGCCGTCCCAACGTTGGCAAGTCCACGTTGCTGAACCACATCCTTGGCCAGAAGCTGGCGATCACTTCGCGCAAGCCGCAGACCACGCGCCACAATATGCTCGGGATCAAAACCGAGGGTGACGTGCAGGCGATCTACGTCGACACCCCCGGCATGCACAAGGGTGGCGAAAAGGCCCTGAACCGCTACATGAACAAGACCGCTTCGGCAGCCTTGAAAGACGTTGACGTGGTGATCTTCGTGGTCGATCGCACCAAGTGGACCGACGAAGACCAGATGGTTCTCGAGCGCGTGCAGTACGTGACGGGGCCATTGATCGTTGCGTTGAACAAGACCGACCGCATCGAAGACAAAGCCGAGCTGATGCCGCACCTGAGCTGGTTGCAGGAACAGCTGCCGAACGCGCAGATCATTCCGATTTCGGCGCAGCACGGGCATAACCTCGAGGCGCTGGAAAAGGTCATTGCCGATCATCTGCCGGAGAACGATCACTTCTTCCCGGAAGACCAGATCACCGACCGCAGCAGCCGTTTCCTCGCCGCTGAACTGGTGCGCGAGAAAATCATGCGCCAGATGGGCGCCGAGCTGCCGTACCAGATCACCGTCGAGATCGAAGAGTTCAAGCAGCAGGGCAAAACCCTGCACATCCATGCCTTGATCCTCGTTGAGCGCGACGGCCAGAAGAAGATCATCATTGGCGACAAGGGCGAGCGTATCAAGCGCATCGGCACCGAAGCGCGCAAGGATATGGAGTTGCTGTTCGACTCCAAGATCATGCTCAACCTGTGGGTCAAGGTGAAGGGCGGCTGGTCCGACGACGAGCGTGCGCTGCGTTCGCTGGGTTACGGCGACCTGTAA
- the recO gene encoding DNA repair protein RecO, translated as MSQNPPPAQPAYVLHSRAYRETSALVDFLTPQGRLRAVLRSARGKAGTLARPFVSLEVEFRGKGELKNVGRMESSGTSAWLNGEALFSGLYLNELLIRLLPAEDPHPGVFDHYAATLLALAEGRPLEPLLRSFEWRLLDDLGYGFSLNSDIHGEPIAPDGLYRLQVDAGLEQVHLLQPGLFNGTELLAMAEADWTAPGALSAAKRLMRQALAVHLGGRPLVSRELFRKP; from the coding sequence ATGTCGCAAAACCCACCTCCCGCCCAACCCGCCTACGTCCTGCACAGTCGCGCCTACCGCGAAACCAGTGCGCTGGTGGATTTCCTCACGCCGCAAGGTCGGCTGCGGGCGGTGTTGCGCAGTGCGCGAGGCAAGGCCGGGACACTGGCGCGGCCCTTCGTGTCGCTGGAAGTCGAGTTCCGTGGCAAGGGTGAGCTGAAGAATGTCGGGCGCATGGAGAGCTCTGGCACCTCTGCGTGGCTTAACGGCGAGGCGCTGTTCAGTGGCCTCTATCTCAATGAGTTGCTGATCCGCTTGCTGCCCGCCGAAGATCCGCATCCGGGTGTCTTCGATCACTACGCCGCGACCTTGCTGGCATTGGCCGAAGGCCGTCCTCTGGAGCCGTTGCTGCGTTCCTTCGAGTGGCGACTGCTGGACGATCTCGGCTACGGCTTTTCCCTGAATAGCGATATCCACGGTGAGCCCATTGCGCCCGATGGCCTGTATCGCCTGCAAGTGGATGCCGGGCTCGAACAGGTTCATCTGCTGCAACCGGGTTTGTTCAACGGCACCGAACTGCTGGCCATGGCCGAGGCCGACTGGACTGCTCCCGGCGCACTCTCAGCCGCCAAGCGTCTGATGCGTCAGGCATTGGCCGTTCACCTGGGCGGTCGACCTCTCGTCAGTCGCGAGCTGTTTCGCAAGCCCTGA
- the pdxJ gene encoding pyridoxine 5'-phosphate synthase, protein MTTSNRILLGVNIDHVATLRQARGTRYPDPVKAALDAEEAGADGITVHLREDRRHIQERDVLLLKDVLQTRMNFEMGVTEEMMAFAERIRPAHICLVPETRQELTTEGGLDVAGQEERIKAAVERLSKIGSEVSLFIDADERQIAASKRVGAPAIELHTGRYADAETPTEVAEELKRVADGVAFGLAQGLIVNAGHGLHYHNVEAVAAIKGINELNIGHALVAHALFVGFKSAVSEMKALILAAALKG, encoded by the coding sequence GTGACCACCAGCAATCGCATTCTTCTTGGCGTGAACATCGACCACGTCGCCACCCTGCGTCAGGCCCGTGGCACGCGCTACCCGGACCCGGTCAAGGCAGCACTGGACGCGGAAGAGGCGGGCGCCGATGGCATCACCGTGCACCTGCGCGAAGACCGCCGCCACATTCAGGAGCGCGATGTTCTGCTGCTCAAGGACGTGCTGCAAACCCGCATGAACTTCGAAATGGGCGTCACCGAAGAAATGATGGCCTTCGCCGAACGCATCCGCCCGGCGCACATCTGTCTGGTCCCGGAAACCCGTCAGGAGCTGACCACTGAAGGCGGTCTGGATGTCGCGGGACAGGAAGAGCGCATCAAGGCAGCGGTCGAGCGTCTGTCGAAGATCGGCAGCGAAGTGTCGCTGTTCATCGATGCCGACGAGCGCCAGATTGCCGCGTCGAAGCGCGTTGGCGCGCCGGCCATTGAGTTGCACACCGGTCGTTATGCCGATGCTGAAACCCCGACTGAAGTCGCTGAAGAACTCAAGCGCGTGGCGGATGGCGTGGCGTTTGGTCTGGCCCAGGGCCTGATCGTCAATGCCGGTCACGGCTTGCATTACCACAACGTTGAAGCCGTCGCGGCGATCAAGGGCATCAACGAACTGAACATCGGCCATGCGCTGGTGGCGCATGCGTTGTTCGTCGGGTTCAAGTCTGCTGTGTCCGAAATGAAAGCGCTGATCCTGGCCGCTGCTCTCAAGGGCTAA
- the mltF gene encoding membrane-bound lytic murein transglycosylase MltF: protein MFFPTALRPRYAKWLIATGLFLMLGGCVDKPNTLERVKEDGVLRVITRNSPATYFQDRSGETGFEYELVKRFADDLGVELKIETADNLDDLFDQIGKPNGPVLAAAGLVSSEQRKKQVRFSHSYLEVTPQIIYRNGQSRPTDPGDLVGKKIMVLKGSTHAEQLAELKKKFPGIEYEESDAVEVVDLLRMVDEGQIDLTLVDSNEVAMNQVYFTNIRVAFDLGDARSQSWAVGPGEDNSLLNEINAYLDKVQKNGTLQRLKDRYYGHVDVLGYMGATTFAQHLQQRLPKYEQHFKNYAKKEKVDWRLLAAIGYQESLWQPTVTSKTGVRGLMMLTQNTAQAMGVSNRLDPKQSIMGGAKYLAYMKDQLDDSIKEPDRTWFALAAYNVGSGHLDDARKLAAKEGLNPDKWLDVKKILPRLSQKQWYSKTRYGYARGGEPVHFVANIRRYYDILTWVTQPQLEGDQVAEGNLHVPGIDKSKPAQEPAPL from the coding sequence ATGTTTTTCCCAACGGCTTTGCGTCCGCGGTACGCCAAATGGCTGATCGCAACCGGACTCTTCCTGATGCTCGGTGGCTGTGTTGATAAACCCAACACACTCGAGCGCGTAAAGGAGGATGGTGTGCTGCGGGTGATCACCCGTAACAGCCCCGCCACCTACTTCCAGGATCGCAGCGGTGAAACCGGCTTCGAATACGAGCTGGTGAAGCGTTTCGCCGACGATTTGGGGGTCGAACTGAAGATCGAGACCGCCGACAACCTCGACGATCTTTTCGACCAGATCGGTAAACCGAACGGCCCGGTACTGGCTGCTGCCGGTCTGGTCAGCAGCGAGCAACGCAAGAAGCAGGTGCGGTTCTCGCACTCCTATCTCGAAGTCACCCCGCAGATCATTTACCGCAATGGCCAGTCGCGGCCGACCGATCCCGGCGATCTGGTCGGCAAGAAGATAATGGTGCTTAAAGGCAGCACTCACGCCGAGCAGCTGGCCGAGCTGAAAAAGAAATTTCCCGGCATCGAGTACGAAGAGTCCGACGCAGTTGAAGTGGTCGACCTGCTGCGCATGGTCGATGAAGGCCAGATTGACCTGACGCTGGTCGATTCCAACGAAGTGGCGATGAACCAGGTGTACTTCACCAATATTCGTGTGGCCTTCGACCTCGGTGATGCGCGCAGCCAGAGCTGGGCGGTCGGCCCGGGTGAAGACAACAGCCTGCTCAACGAGATCAACGCGTACCTCGACAAAGTCCAGAAGAACGGCACGTTGCAACGCTTGAAGGATCGCTATTACGGCCACGTCGATGTCCTCGGCTACATGGGCGCCACGACCTTCGCCCAACACCTGCAGCAGCGCCTGCCGAAGTACGAACAGCACTTCAAGAACTACGCGAAGAAAGAGAAAGTCGACTGGCGCCTGCTGGCAGCCATTGGTTATCAGGAATCGCTGTGGCAGCCGACGGTTACCTCGAAGACCGGCGTGCGCGGGCTGATGATGCTGACCCAGAACACCGCTCAGGCGATGGGCGTGTCCAACCGCCTCGATCCGAAGCAGAGCATCATGGGCGGAGCGAAATACCTGGCTTATATGAAGGATCAGCTCGACGATTCGATCAAGGAACCGGATCGCACGTGGTTCGCCCTGGCGGCGTACAACGTCGGCAGCGGTCATCTCGATGACGCGCGCAAACTGGCAGCCAAGGAAGGGTTGAACCCGGACAAATGGCTGGACGTGAAAAAGATCCTGCCGCGCCTGTCGCAAAAGCAGTGGTACAGCAAGACGCGCTATGGCTACGCCCGAGGCGGCGAGCCGGTACATTTTGTGGCGAACATTCGTCGTTATTACGACATTCTGACGTGGGTGACCCAGCCACAGCTTGAGGGCGATCAGGTGGCCGAGGGCAATCTGCATGTGCCGGGCATCGACAAGTCAAAACCGGCGCAAGAACCTGCCCCTCTTTAA